The Saprospiraceae bacterium genome includes a window with the following:
- a CDS encoding type II toxin-antitoxin system RelE/ParE family toxin, with translation MNVEFKTSFLSDLRKIKNEKIVLLVKEIIDELLLIDDLKKVKNLKKLVGSDNAFRIRVRDFRIGLLVVDQTIVLSRILNRKDIYKYFPK, from the coding sequence ATGAATGTAGAGTTTAAAACTTCTTTTTTATCTGATTTACGAAAAATAAAAAATGAAAAGATAGTTTTACTTGTAAAGGAAATTATTGATGAGTTGTTATTAATTGATGATTTAAAAAAGGTTAAAAATCTTAAAAAACTTGTTGGTTCGGATAATGCCTTTAGAATTAGGGTTCGAGACTTTCGAATAGGTCTCTTAGTTGTCGATCAAACTATTGTTTTGTCTAGAATATTAAACAGAAAAGATATATACAAATATTTTCCGAAATAA
- a CDS encoding peptidase domain-containing ABC transporter — translation MPFPFTHQLDAMDCGPACLKMITDYHGRVVSLQKLREKSHISREGVSLAGISEAAESLGLRTMAVKVTYDSLRDQPGLTEFPLPCIVHWEQRHFVVVYKINSKYVWVADPAHGKIRLTKEQFKKSWCSDDDQGIALGLEPSPEFYKSDAVGKSSGVWSGLLPYLSPYKRLIIQFMIGILVGLVFQVMFPFLTQSLIDVGVQNQNLSFVTLILIAQLVLFVSQTFVQFIQSWIMLQIGKRVNVSLISDFLIRLMRLPLGYFDSKNVGDLIQRIQDNNRVESFLTGSVLSILFSFLSVIVFSGILLMYDVLIFGVFLLFTILYIAWVMIFMKRRADLDYLAFQQASDNQSTLFEMINGMQEIKLQGSERKRRWKWIDIQALLFRVQSKTLALRQYQDFGALFFNRLKDILITFIAARAVINGQITLGTLFAIQYIVGQLNAPFDQFIAFIRSAQDARISLTRMAEITDVTPEEDPHVQTISEIPGEAAITLDKVGFAYSPLSPQVLSDIDLTIPAGKVTAIVGASGSGKTTLLKLLLGFYPPKEGKVSVGSIPLLAINKSAWRAKCGTVMQDGYIFSDTIGNNIAESDDVISFTKLDKALHVANIQDFVYSMPLSYNTMIGAKGNGVSQGQRQRILIARAVYKDPEYLFFDEATNSLDATNERIILENLNQFFQSKTVVVVAHRLSTVKNADNIVVLDAGKIAETGTHRELVALRGKYWELVQNQLDLE, via the coding sequence ATGCCCTTCCCATTCACCCACCAACTAGATGCTATGGACTGCGGCCCTGCCTGTCTCAAGATGATTACCGATTATCATGGGCGAGTGGTATCATTACAAAAGCTCAGAGAGAAGAGTCATATCTCTCGGGAAGGTGTCTCTCTTGCTGGTATATCTGAGGCAGCGGAGAGTTTGGGGCTGCGCACTATGGCAGTAAAAGTAACTTATGATAGCCTTAGAGATCAGCCGGGATTAACGGAGTTTCCACTGCCGTGTATCGTACACTGGGAGCAGCGACACTTTGTGGTGGTGTACAAGATCAATAGTAAATATGTTTGGGTGGCTGATCCTGCCCACGGTAAGATAAGACTGACCAAAGAACAATTTAAAAAATCATGGTGTAGCGATGATGATCAGGGGATAGCTTTGGGGCTAGAGCCATCGCCTGAGTTTTATAAGTCTGATGCTGTGGGAAAGTCATCAGGTGTGTGGAGTGGGCTACTCCCGTATTTGTCCCCATACAAGCGACTGATCATTCAGTTTATGATCGGTATCTTGGTTGGCTTGGTTTTTCAGGTCATGTTTCCTTTTTTGACCCAATCACTTATCGATGTAGGCGTGCAAAATCAGAATCTGTCTTTTGTCACACTTATCCTTATTGCACAGTTGGTGCTCTTTGTCAGTCAGACCTTTGTACAGTTCATCCAGTCGTGGATCATGCTTCAGATAGGCAAGCGGGTAAATGTCTCACTGATATCTGATTTTCTCATCCGGCTTATGCGCTTACCCTTGGGCTATTTCGATAGTAAAAATGTAGGTGATCTCATACAGCGCATTCAGGACAATAATCGGGTAGAGAGTTTTCTCACAGGATCGGTTCTAAGCATATTATTTTCTTTTTTATCTGTCATCGTGTTCAGTGGAATCCTACTGATGTATGATGTGTTGATCTTTGGGGTATTTCTGCTTTTTACTATCTTGTATATCGCTTGGGTCATGATCTTTATGAAACGTAGGGCAGACCTGGATTATCTGGCCTTTCAGCAAGCATCTGACAATCAAAGTACGCTCTTCGAGATGATCAATGGCATGCAGGAGATCAAGCTGCAAGGCAGTGAGCGCAAACGCAGGTGGAAATGGATAGATATACAAGCTTTACTTTTCAGGGTACAATCCAAAACTCTTGCTCTGCGACAGTATCAGGATTTTGGGGCCTTGTTTTTTAATCGGCTGAAAGACATACTCATTACCTTCATAGCGGCAAGAGCGGTGATCAATGGACAGATTACTTTGGGTACACTCTTTGCCATACAGTACATTGTTGGTCAGCTCAATGCCCCTTTTGATCAGTTCATCGCCTTTATCCGTTCAGCACAGGATGCCCGCATCTCACTGACTCGTATGGCAGAAATTACCGATGTCACACCGGAAGAAGATCCCCATGTACAAACCATCTCAGAGATTCCCGGTGAAGCTGCAATTACTTTGGATAAAGTGGGATTTGCTTACTCCCCTTTATCCCCACAAGTGCTGTCGGATATCGATCTGACCATTCCTGCCGGGAAAGTCACAGCCATCGTAGGTGCAAGTGGGAGCGGCAAGACAACTTTACTTAAACTATTGTTGGGCTTTTATCCGCCAAAAGAAGGCAAAGTTTCTGTTGGCAGCATCCCACTTCTGGCTATCAATAAATCTGCATGGCGAGCCAAATGTGGTACTGTGATGCAGGATGGTTATATCTTTTCTGATACCATAGGTAATAATATAGCCGAGAGCGATGATGTCATCAGTTTTACAAAGTTGGACAAAGCGCTCCATGTGGCTAATATTCAGGACTTTGTCTATAGTATGCCCCTGTCCTACAATACGATGATCGGTGCCAAAGGCAATGGCGTATCACAAGGACAACGACAGCGTATCCTGATAGCCCGTGCGGTGTATAAGGACCCGGAGTATTTATTTTTTGACGAAGCCACCAATTCTCTGGATGCTACCAACGAACGCATCATCCTGGAAAATCTAAATCAGTTTTTCCAGAGCAAAACCGTGGTAGTTGTAGCCCATAGATTAAGTACTGTAAAAAATGCTGATAATATCGTGGTGCTGGATGCAGGTAAGATTGCAGAGACAGGGACGCATCGGGAGTTGGTAGCGTTGCGAGGGAAGTATTGGGAGTTGGTGCAGAATCAATTGGATCTGGAGTAG